Within the Candidatus Culexarchaeum yellowstonense genome, the region CTTTTCACAGTATTTTCAGCAGCGTCGACTAGATCCTTCTTCATGGTCGTTATAGCTTCCTCTAAAGACATCTTTATAATTAATGCGTCTAAGGGAATTTCATATTTAGTTGCTATATCTTCTATCTTAAATTTCTCAACACCAGTACCTCCAATAGCTACTCCTACACCTTCAGCTATTTGTCCTGTTTTTTCACCTTCAAGTTTTAAAGCCGCATCGATCATTATTATACGTGAAATCCCACCCCCATATATGTTTATTATTCGCTCTATGGCATCATCTATTTCACCAACTTCTGCACCAGGTCCTTCAGCTTTAATCACTATCAATTTTCGGCCATTATATTCAAATTCTGAGAATACTGTTTTGTTAGTTATGCGATTTACTTGCTTACCATGCATTAATTTTGATGCTACAAGTGCACCTACACCATCACCTATAGGTTTCCCACTAGAAAACGCATGAGTAGCATTGAAATAAGCTTCTGCGTAGCGCATTATTATGGGCAAATTCATTTGAAGTTGCATGATAAATAGCATGTTCTTAGTTTTCTTGCCTAATATAAAGTAATGCCTAACTAATCTGTATAACTCGTTTAAACCAATAGCTGTTTCCATCAAACCTTCTAGATTGGGTACGTAATTTTGCGGTACATTTGGAGCTATTTGTTTGATGAAAGATTCAAATCTTTCATTCCGAACATCCAATATATGTCTGAATTTATTTACGATGCCATATGGGTCTAATGAAGTTGGTTCTATTACAAAAAAGTCTAAAAAACTTTCTATTGAAGGGGATGGGTCAAAGTTTGGCTTTCCTACTTCGTTTATCTTTTTAATGACGATTTCCTTAGATTTTGATGCAAAAAGCTGTAACCTCTTTAGGGATGATTCAGCTTCTCTTAACCAAAGGTATGTTTGTAACCTTTGATTTAAAAATGCCAAGATGAATGCATATATCAAGAAAAGGGCAGAGGTAATTATGAAGTTATTTGTAGAATCATCAAATATGCTGGAGGAAACTGCAAATATAAATCTTACAAAGATTTCATGACCCATTGGTTATCACTC harbors:
- a CDS encoding DUF1512 domain-containing protein, with the translated sequence MGHEIFVRFIFAVSSSIFDDSTNNFIITSALFLIYAFILAFLNQRLQTYLWLREAESSLKRLQLFASKSKEIVIKKINEVGKPNFDPSPSIESFLDFFVIEPTSLDPYGIVNKFRHILDVRNERFESFIKQIAPNVPQNYVPNLEGLMETAIGLNELYRLVRHYFILGKKTKNMLFIMQLQMNLPIIMRYAEAYFNATHAFSSGKPIGDGVGALVASKLMHGKQVNRITNKTVFSEFEYNGRKLIVIKAEGPGAEVGEIDDAIERIINIYGGGISRIIMIDAALKLEGEKTGQIAEGVGVAIGGTGVEKFKIEDIATKYEIPLDALIIKMSLEEAITTMKKDLVDAAENTVKRVLNIVDTRTSKGDSIIIVGVGNTMGIL